The following are encoded together in the Lactuca sativa cultivar Salinas chromosome 1, Lsat_Salinas_v11, whole genome shotgun sequence genome:
- the LOC111909752 gene encoding signal recognition particle 54 kDa protein 2 → MVLAELGGSISRALQQMSNATIIDEKVLNDCLNEITRALLQSDVQFKLVRDMQANIKKIVNLDDLAAGHNKRRIIQQAIFTELCKMLDPGKPSFTPKKSKPSVVMFVGLQGSGKTTTCTKYAYYHQKKGWKPALVCADTFRAGAFDQLKQNATKAKIPFYGSYMESDPVKIAVEGVERFKKENCDLIIVDTSGRHKQEVALFEEMRQVSEATKPDLVIFVMDSSIGQAAFDQAQAFKQSVAVGAVIVTKMDGHAKGGGALSAVAATKSPVIFIGTGEHMDEFETFDVKPFVSRLLGMGDLSGFMDKIQEVVPMDQQPELLQKLSEGNFTMRIMYEQFQNLLKMGPINQVFSMLPGFSSELMPKGREKESQAKIKRYMTMMDSMTNEELDSTNPKLMNDSRMMRIARGAGRQLREVVEMFEEYKRLAKIWSKMKGLKIPKKGDMSALSRNMNAQHMSKVLPPQMLKQIGGMGGLQNLMKQMGSSKDMMGMFGGADK, encoded by the exons ATGGTTTTGGCGGAGTTAGGGGGGAGCATTTCACGTGCTCTCCAGCAGATGAGCAATGCCACGATCATCGACGAGAAGGTCCTTAATGATTGCTTAAACGAGATCACGCGCGCTCTTCTTCAATCCGATGTTCAGTTCAAGCTCGTTCGTGATATGCAAGCCAATATTAAGAAGATCGTCAATCTCGATGATCTCGCTGCAGGTCATAACAAGCGGAGAATCATCCAGCAG GCTATATTTACCGAGCTCTGCAAGATGTTAGATCCTGGGAAGCCATCTTTCACACCCAAGAAAAGCAAACCAAGTGTTGTCATGTTTGTGGGTTTACAAG GGTCTGGGAAAACCACCACATGTACAAAATATGCATATTACCACCAAAAGAAGGGCTGGAAACCAGCTTTGGTATGTGCAGATACATTCAGAGCCGGTGCTTTTGATCAATTGAAGCAGAATGCAACAAAAGCTAAGATTCCATTTTATGGAAG TTATATGGAGTCAGACCCTGTGAAAATTGCTGTGGAAGGTGTTGAAAGGTTCAAGAAGGAAAATTGTGATCTTATTATTGTTGATACAAGTGGTCGACATAAACAAGAAGTAGCCCTCTTTGAAGAAATGCGCCAAGTTTCTGAAGCAACG AAACCGGATCTTGTTATCTTTGTGATGGATAGCAGTATTGGTCAAGCTGCATTTGACCAAGCTCAAGCGTTTAAGCAAAGTGTTGCTGTTGGAGCTGTAATTGTTACTAAAATGGATGGTCATGCAAAGGGAGGTGGAGCTCTTAGTGC AGTTGCAGCGACAAAAAGTCCGGTCATATTTATTGGGACTGGTGAACATATGGAtgaatttgaaacttttgatgtTAAACCGTTTGTCAGCCGTCTTCTAG GCATGGGCGACTTGTCTGGATTCATGGACAAAATTCAAGAGGTTGTTCCTATGGATCAGCAGCCTGAGCTTCTGCAAAAACTCTCAGAAGGGAATTTTACAATGAGGATTATGTATGAGCAGTTTCAGAACTTGCTCAAAATGGGTCCCATCAACCAG GTTTTCTCAATGCTTCCAGGATTCAGTTCCGAATTAATGCCAAAAGGGCGTGAAAAGGAAAGCCAAGCAAAGATCAAACGATACATGACAATGATGGATTCAATGACTAACGAAG AGTTAGATAGCACAAACCCAAAACTGATGAACGATTCAAGGATGATGCGAATAGCAAGAGGCGCGGGTCGTCAGTTGAGAGAAGTGGTTGaaatgtttgaagaatataaaagACTAGCAAAAATATGGAGCAAAATGAAAGGGCTTAAAATCCCTAAAAAGGGAGATATGAGTGCCTTATCAAGAAACATGAATGCACAACACATGAGTAAGGTGCTTCCACCACAGATGTTGAAGCAAATTGGTGGCATGGGTGGCTTACAAAATCTGATGAAACAAATGGGTTCTAGCAAAGACATGATGGGTATGTTTGGTGGTGCTGATAAGTAG